From the Hordeum vulgare subsp. vulgare chromosome 1H, MorexV3_pseudomolecules_assembly, whole genome shotgun sequence genome, the window AGATTGTAGCCATCAAACTAACAAGTAAAAGCTTTTATTCCTCTCTGTCCAGGATACTATTGTTAGATGGTCTGCTGCCAAAGGTGTTGGCAGGATAACTGCACGTTTAACACCTGCACTGTCTGAAGAAGTTCTATCATCAATCTTGCAGCTTTTTTCTCCTGGTGAGGTCCGTTTATGACATACGAACTTCATAGTATTCTTTGTTTGTTTGAAGATATTTTCAGATTCATCAAAATTGCACCTTTTCTTATTTAGTGAATTACTTTAGTAAATAACTCATGCATTTTGAATACTGAAGGGTGATGGTTCCTGGCATGGAGGCTGCTTGGCTTTGGCTGAACTTGCTCGGAGGGGGTTGTTGCTGCCTTCTAGCTTTCCTGATGTTATTCCCGTTATAATGAAGGTACGTAATAGAACAATACCGGATACCACCCCTATGTACCAATGAAGTTATCTACCGGCAGCAGAGATGCTTACTACCCGCTTTGTTCCAAACAAATGGAAGAAACGTCTTACatttgtttacagagggagtattttttaACTCTCTTTTCTGCAAGATACTTTTGTATATCTATCTGATAACCAGAACTTTTCTGAATTATTTGTGCATGCTTCATTTTTCTGGCACCAATTGCAATGTGGGTGTGCTGTTGCATGCCCCACATGGTCTTACCTATATTCTGATAAAATATTTAAGATACTTAAGTGTCGGCACCCTTGTATAGTTATAACACAGCAGCCTAATGTCCCAGTTGACTTCATGGCATATTTTTCTTTGCAGGCTTTACACTATGATGTGCGTAGAGGCCCACATAGCATTGGCTCACACGTAAGAGATGCCGCAGCATATGTTTGTTGGGCGTTTGGTCGTGCCTATACTAACATAGATATGAAGGCGGTCTTGGAACAACTTGCTCCCCACCTTCTAACGGTTGCTTGTTATGATCGAGAGGCAAGGTTCATTTTGTGCTGCTTTCATTGGTGGAATGATATTTTGATAACTGTTTCTAATGTGTCATTTGCCGTATCTGATATCAGGTTAATTGTAGAAGAGCTGCTTCTGCTGCCTTTCAAGAGAATGTTGGAAGACAGGGAACTTATCCGCATGGCATTGATATTGTGAATACAACAGACTACTTTGCACTGGCTTCACGGTCAAACTCTTATCTGAGTGTCGCCGTTTCTGTTGCTCAGTATAAGGAGTATGTTTATCCCTTTGCAGAAGAGCTGCTGTGCAATAAAATAACTCACTGGGTACTGTACTACTGCGCAACTTTTTTTAGTTGGGGTGAAATTGCTGTTTAATTGTTCCCTACTCCGGCAACATTTGCCTATTTTCTTATTTCCTGTGCTTCAATCCTGTCAACTTCTGCTTGAATCATTTACATAGCAAATACAGATGTATTATTTACTTCTGTAAATTAGTGTAACAGCAACACCCATTGTTTAACATGATGTTAGTTTGATGATGATCCCTATTAAGCATCCATGGCTTTTCATCAGTCATTTTTATATCCTTTTATCgccatgttatttttcctcttgtTTTGTCTATCCATAGACCCCACATGATTTGGCTGAACTTTCTTTCTTCCTAGGAGAGAAGCTTGAGAGAGTTGGCGGCGCAGGCCCTTGCTTTGCTTGTGCAATATGATATGGATTACTTCTCTGGGCATGCCCTTAAAAAGTTAATTCCCTGCACTCTGTCATCAGATCTGTGCACTCGACATGGGGCTACTTTAGCTGCTGGTGAAATTGCTTTGAAGTTGCATCAGCTTGGTTTCATTTTTACGACAGGTAAATGTCCATATCTGGATTATCTATGTAGTACTTTTCAGTGAATTTCTTACCCTAAAGGCCTAAAGGGGGCCTTGCATCTGTGTATATCTGTAGACATGCAGAGAGGTTTGTCAGGCATTGTCCCTGCAATTGAAAAGGCACGCCTTTATCGAGGTAAAGGAGGAGAGATTATGCGCTCTGCTGTTTCCCGATTCATTGCATGTATTTCCATAGCTGCAATATCCTTGAATGAGAAGACAAAGAGAAGTTTAGTTGAAACCCTTAACGAGAATTTGAGGCATCCCAATTCTCAAATACAGGTGAGCTTTCTTTTTTCTTGTGCTAGTAATGCAATAGTTAAGATAGCAGTAAAGGCTTGTTGATGTCCATTTTGTGtcatttgttgttgctgctgttgtttcaTACTGTATAAGCATGACACTGTTGTCCCACATTGTTGACTGGGTGCTATTCACAATCTTCTCCAGTGTGCCGCTGTTGACGCTTTGAAGCATTTTATTCCAACATATCTGGTTTCTGCTGGTGAAAAGATTGCTCATGATGTCATTTCGAAGTATGTGACGCTTCTAGATGACCCGAATGTAGCTGCAAGACGAGGCGGGGCGCTGGCCCTTGGAATATTACCGTACGAGTTCTTGTTATTAAAATGGAGGCCTGTCATGAGTAAGCTCTGTAGCTCATGCACAATAGAGGTAGTGAAATTTCCTATTGACATTTCAGCAGCAAAACATATATAAGGAACGATAACTCGTGCTGTTGATGCATTTCTTGAAATCTCTGACTGAAACTCTTATTTCGTATAATGTGCAGGATAAGGCTGATGATCCTGATGCTGAAGCACGTATGAATTCTGTTAGGGGGCTAATTCTGGTTTGCGAAACATTAACATCTAATGTTGATCAGAGCTCAGATATTGGAGAATCTGTATATGCATACATAAAAGTTGAGGTCATGCCAGCTTTATTCAGAGCACTTGATGATTATGCTGTAGATAACAGAGGAGATGTGGGTTCTTGGGTACGTGAAgcagcaatggatgcactagaaagATGCACGTTCATCCTCTGCAAGAGAGATGCTGTTGCAGTGAGAGCAGCACCAGCTGCTGAGGATGAGTCTGAGCCAAGCGACATGGATGCAAATGCAATTAGTATCACATACCAACTATTTGATTCTGCTATTGCACAGGATCTGGTTGCTGGCATTGCAAAACAGGCAGTTGAGAAAATAGATAAGATAAGAGAAATAGCAGTCAGGgctctgcagaggattctgtacaaCCAAGAACAGTTTGTCCCGTCTATACCTTACAGGAAGCTGttggaagaaatcattcccaacaATTCAGATTTGGAGTGGGCAGTAAGTAATTTTTCACCAATTTCACTTTAATTATTGCCAAATCCACTAGGATCTATCATATTTCATATCTAATGCTTGTATTGTGGTACGTTGTACAACTAGCTGTGTTGCTCTCAGCTCTTATCTTTTTAATGCTCAGTTGCTCACCGACTTACTTTCTTTATTCCTAAATCGTAGTCTTTGGCGTCTAGTTTTGTAGTGACCGTGGCCCATAAGATAATAAATTGCACGCTGATTCATTTTGCACCATTATGTGCATTATACTAAGTGTGGTCGTACTGTCACTCAAGCTTCAACTGATAGCCCTTTGCCTTGATTAGGTTCCTACAGTATCATATCCACGATTGGTGAAGATTCTTCAGGCTAGCTGTTACAGCAAGCCTGTGCTTTCAGGGCTTGTGATTTCTACCGGTGGGTTGCAGGAGTCTTTGAGGAAAGCTTCAACATCAGCTTTAGTAGGATACTTGCAGGATTCAAGtattaatatagatgatgaaGGGAAAAGTAGAGAGTATCTATTGAGTCGTGACATTTTGTGGGTTCTCCAGCGTTACCAGAAGTGCGACCGTGTAATTACACCCACATTGAAGGTAACATGGTGTATATATATATCTGAAGCTGGATGCATATTTTTTGTGTCTAAGATATGTTGTATATTTAAACTCAAGCCTGTTCATGTTTAGACTGATGTGGTCACCAGTTCTAGTAATTTAGTTCCGATTTGACTAGTTTAGTCTGAAAGTTCACATGTATCTACATTATTGTTATGATATTTGTGCCATACATTTGCTTTACTCTTTTTGGTAATCCTAACGAGGTCCCTGTATTGCAGACTATCGAGACTCTGCTCAGTAAACAGGTTTTCTTGAACAAGGAGGTGAGTTAATTTTAGCTATGTAAGAAGGATTTTTTGTAAGACACTCAACAGAAACAGAACTGGAATGCTAAATTTCCATTTGTGGTGGCAGATGAACAAAGCTCATTTTGTTAAACATTAATACTGACAGACAAAGAAGTGGAACTTAATAATCAGATAAACCAAAACTATTACTATTAAACTGCACATTTTTTATTAGTTGACAACTTAAAAGCTCATAACATAGGATATAACTTAGAGAGTCTACACTTCATAGTATAAGGCCAATACAATGTATGCTACTTGGTTATCTGATGTCTTCTGGCCTTGTAACGTTCAACAGGGGCACGGCGACTTCTACAGTGAATTGATAAATTTACTAGGCCCTGAACTGAAGGGGTCGAAGGACTTCACAAAGTTATGTGCGGGCCTCTCAATCCTTGGATATATTTCTTCACAACTGGATGGAACTGGCACCAAGGCATTCTCCCAACTTCTAGTGTTCCTAGGCCATCgataccccaaggtaatatttgaTATATTTCTTGCCTGAGAAGTGCAGAACGCTGGTGGTGAACCGAACTCAGATACTCTCTGCCAACTTGCAGATCCGGAAGGCTGCGGCTGATCAGGTGTACCTCGTGCTGCTGCAAAATGACAGTTTGATCTCGGCGGAAGATATGGATAAAGCCCAGGAAGTGCTCGCCGAGACATGCTGGGAAGGAGACGTCGAGGAAGCGAGGCACAAGAGGTCGGAACTGAATGTGATGGCTGGTTTTGGCGTCGCCGCCTCGGACAAGTCTGAGAATCGACAGGGAGCAAGAGCTCCCGATGTTCGAAATGCTGCTTCGACTGACGAGAACACGTCGTATTCCTCGCTGGTTGAATTCAGTGGATACTAAGCAGGGGGGCCGTCGTTCTCCCCTTCTATAATGTATACCGTTGTGCGCTACACTTGTACAGTATTGTACATCACCTTGATACTCCGTGTCAGCCGTTCTCTTAATTTGTTATGTTAGGCATGTGCGACATTTCTTTATTTGAAGAAACATATTAACATGCAACAGCGGCAGCTTAGCTCGTGATCAACAAGGTTTGCAAGAAGCTTTTTTGCTGCTATGAGCCTCAAATGATGTAACGTGGGATAAAATGTCACAATTTGAACCTGAGGCATGCCAATTACTCTCGAGATGAAAGATGAAAACGTAGCGGGAGTGGAAAGTGTCTTTTAGGAGAAAACGGAAACATAAGTTCTAGTGCAGAAACTGGTGCGAAAGGTAGGGTTTTTCCAGAACTAAAATCCCCCCTTGGGACATACAGTAAAACGCAACCAAACCAACAAAAATGTTTAGTTATGCTAGTTAAAAAGAAAATTAGTTACGTGCCAAGAATCGTATAGCATTCCCTCACGCAAGGATTATGCTTCACCAACCTACCGGTGCTTTTTATTGGGCAAGGACACCAGAATTTTTACTATAAGTAGAAGAGTTGCACAAAGTTTGCAAAAATGTAAGATTCCAACCAGATCCTTTCATTTaagaggaatttttttatttggtcCCTGTTtcattgcttcaatgattaattgGAATTCCgattaattatttttgttgattgTTTTTACACAAATAATAAGTAAAAACATAAGTAGGAACTAAAATGAACAGTGCAGTAGCAGATCAACGAAATAACTACATGTACTGAACTAATCTAGAATCCCTTTTAGTAATCCATTCTTATTCTATACATTTTAAATGAATTTCCCTAAAAGGTAGAGGATGATCCATGAATTaatctaaccatcaactattaaaAAAATCCTAGATGAAAACATAACAGAAAAGTTTTTAAACGAAGTTTTACCATAACAAGCATTCCTCATTTCATTGCAAAGTGGTATAGAAAATTGATCCAATATGGATGGAATCATGAATTATCATTGGTTTAATTTTTTGTATACTAATTAAAATTAATGGTGGTCTGGTGGAAGGATGCCAGAGGCGTTGTAGTCAAACGGATGGGGATAGAAGTAGGGGACGCTCAAATGTTTTGTCTAGGATTGGATTAGGCCAAAAGATTAGCAAAATttctgcatgtgtggatacagaaATTCCGTTTGAACagaaattatgctgaaaacactcTTCCGTTTCCCACAAGAAACTCAAGTTTCCTCTTCCGTTTCCCACAGGAAACTCAAGTTTCCATCACTTCCGTTTTGTGAATTCCCATTTTTGAGCTCCGTTTCCATTCTGTACTCAAATAGATAGCAAGTTTCCACTCCACTCGTATTTTTCATCTTTTTCATCGACACTCGTTAATTCACTCGTAACATGGCATAATGGGAGGACACCTCATGTAACAATATAACTCGGCATGAATCTGCTCAAAATTGTATGAATCATCATATGTTGAGTCGCACCACATAGCATAATGGCAGGACACTTCATGTGCCCAACACCACATGCAAGATGCAACCATATAACTCGGTTCGAATTGGCACAAAATGATCAACATTCGGTAAAAAGAACAATGGTTGCAGCAAGTCGTGACCCGAAGAAAATCCACACGGTCTGGACTCTGAAGAGCCGACACCGTCTCAATGGCAAGTTGATCAAAAAGATGTGCTCCTGTTACTTGCTATTTGTTGTTGAGGGCTTCAACCATGGGTAGACGTCTGGTGATGATGGCAGTCTTGCTGTCAAAACTTCAACTCCGGTTTCAGTCACCTAAGGGCATAGGAGAACAGAGCGAATGACTTTGTATACCATCAAACAGCAGAAAAGACAGTGAACAATGTTTTCTTTGTAGACAAACTGTAGGCAGGTTGAAAAGGTGAAAACCCTGTTTGGTCTAAATGTCAAATTTTGACAAAGGATTAACTTATGGCGCATATaaggatttcttatttttcaagcAACAAAAACTATGAAAAGGATAGCCATGCCACGTGGCCACATCACATGACCACATCAACATGACTATACATGAGCAAGTGGATCAATTCCTCTAAACAAAACAGCATACTCACCAAAAGGGTATGCTCAAATTGAGCACTCCGTTTGCCATCTGCAGTTACCGCAGTCCATTCATCAGGCCATAGACGATCATGCCAAAGTCCTGCGAAATATTAAAACTTTCATTATAGAACAATGCAGTAGGCCTATGCCAAAAGTAGCATCGAAGTGTTCAAATGCACAATGTTTGCTGCTGTCACAAACTTGCCTGTGTTAATCATTGGCTCAATTGTAAATGTCTGACCAGCTTTCATGATACCAACAGCCTTGTTCCCTACATTATGAAGCGACCATATCTCATTAAATGGCATTGTGTAGCACTCGGACATAAATATACTAAGGTAAAGCTTACAGCGTTAATACAAGAAATCCAAATAAGAAAAACAGGTTGCAAGAACCATACTTGAATAATGAGGGATGTTTGGGGCACAGTGGAACAGTTCTCCTATGCCATGACCACAATAAGATTTCACCTGGAATAAAAGGATATACGGGAGTAAAGGTGCAATTATACGACGCAAACAGCAACAGAAAAGCTAAACTATTTCAGGATCAAGTCGGTGCCAATGCAATACTGACCACAGATAAACCTGACATTGATGCATGTCTACTCACGACTTCTCCAACTTCCCGAAACCTAACTCCAGGTTTAACTGTGCATCAAAAGGGTGAATTCAAATGGCATGTCTCATTTGCAGAGATGATGTTTTCCAAAATGTTGCAGGAATTTCAAACAGAAGAAAATTACATATCTTTGAGTAAGACATAATAACCGCAAAGAGAAAAGGATAAGGAAGAAAGCAAGGTGACATTACTAAGTTACAAGATTGAAACCGAAGCATCACCTATTGCGATAGCTTTCTCCAAGCACTCATAGGTACAACGGACAAGATGTTTCGAAGCTTCATCGACGTTTCCAACAAAATATGTATCATTCAAATCACCTGCAGTTAATAGTTTCATCTTAAAGGTTATATGTCCAGTCAAACACCAAATATAACAATGGTAAGTGGTTAAATACAGCAACAGGCTGTTGAGACTTTACCATGAACACCTTTATAGTATACAGTAACGTCAATGTTTACAATGTCACCatcttcaagttttctgttagaagAAATAAATGGTTAACCTTCGAAATGTCAATCAAAATTAGACGAAGCAACATCAGGTTCAAGCAAGAATGAGGTGAATGATTAGCTCTGTGTGTGAATTTCAAGGGACCTGGCATCTGGAATTCCATGGCAAATGACTTCATTAACTGACCTGAATACAAATGGCAACAATAAGAAATATCACTTGATGCTAAATAAGTAAGTAACAAATAATACAATAACCTACGTGCAGCATGACTTCGGGAAGAAATGGTAATTCAATGGGGACGGATATCCACCTGTAGATCAAGAATGGAAATTATGAAACAGATCAAGATGCATATTAAACAGCTTGGGAATACATTTAATTCTCTTATGTACAACAAATACATTTGTTACTGCCTTGAAATTCAAAAGTACAAGATTTCCTGAAACATAACAGTGATTTAAAAGGTATATTTCCTGAGACACAACAGATTGACATAAAAAACAAGTACAAGATTCCCTGAAACATTTCACATGACATAATAGTGATTTAAAAGGTATATTCACCACTGAATCAGCTGGTGATCAATTTGCTGcattttaaaatttcaagaaggTTAATCAGACCTCTGGCAATTGTCTCCTCATGAATCACTCTATCAATTTCATCTGTCGTAACTCCTGGCTTGATTATACGAGCACCTGCATCTAAAACTTCTCTTGCAATCTAACAGTTATAGTTGGGAACAAAGAGGAACAGTCAGTACAATGCCACCATAACATTTCATTATTTGTAAGTACGAAACTGGATGTGCTGGGAACTTACTCGGCATGTTTCCCTCATCCTTTCAATTTGCTCAGGGGTCTTGATCTACAGAAATAACAGAAACAAATCCAGCAAAATAACATCAGATGTCTATTTTTGGAACATATATGATACTTGCATATCTGTGGAAAGCTCTACCTCTACTCTTTTCTGCAAATCACTGTCAGGCTCGATCTTGGGGATTCCCTAAAAAGGTTTATCAAACATCAGTACTAGAGCAGATTACAGGATAACAAAATATTGCCAACTTAACGATGCACTCTTttggtacagagatctataccagTCCAAATGATAATGCCAAGAAGACACACAGAGGATGGGACAAAATAAAACTCAGGCGCAGTTGATACTTACATCAAGCGCCCAATCAGGTTTCTCGATTCCGTCTGGCACCAAACGCATCTTTGATATAGGAAATGGTCTCAATGGACTTGAACCACAATAAATACAAAGTAAAAAAAAGTTAGTCCTATGCTAGAGAATTAGCTCCAAATGCAATAAAATTCAATTATATGAGAGAACTGCTCGCTTTTGGTTTACCCAGACTAACTTTGCCAAGGGAGTTACTAATATATAGATATACCAGAAACTACAAATAAAGTACCCCTATGCCAGATGTGAT encodes:
- the LOC123434543 gene encoding tubulin-folding cofactor D; translation: MPVTPDQSAGTGAGDASSGPTAAAAVCDDVHDSKEVVLRRYFLQEWELVSAILRRIVAAGGVAEPADVHRIRSIMDKYQEEGQLLEPYLEDIISPLMSLVRSKIMELGAATDELLEIIKPLCIIIYTLVTVCGYKSVIKFFPHQVSDLELAVALLEKCHTMSSATALRQESTGEMETKCVVLLWLYILILIPFDISSVDTSIAATADVPGSEVVPLVTRILDICKDYLSNSGPMRRMSGLLLARLLTRPDMLKAFSSFMEWAHKILLSVTDDFVDQFRSIGIVEALASIFKIGNRRVLHDANSGIWNDCSFVMKTNIAIRSPLLRKFLVKLAQRVALISLAPRTPSWRYQSVSSSLGANLVSSAAVSSSGSTQQVNVDQTDTCGLEEDMDVPEIVEEIIDLLLTGLRDSDTIVRWSAAKGVGRITARLTPALSEEVLSSILQLFSPGEGDGSWHGGCLALAELARRGLLLPSSFPDVIPVIMKALHYDVRRGPHSIGSHVRDAAAYVCWAFGRAYTNIDMKAVLEQLAPHLLTVACYDREVNCRRAASAAFQENVGRQGTYPHGIDIVNTTDYFALASRSNSYLSVAVSVAQYKEYVYPFAEELLCNKITHWERSLRELAAQALALLVQYDMDYFSGHALKKLIPCTLSSDLCTRHGATLAAGEIALKLHQLGFIFTTDMQRGLSGIVPAIEKARLYRGKGGEIMRSAVSRFIACISIAAISLNEKTKRSLVETLNENLRHPNSQIQCAAVDALKHFIPTYLVSAGEKIAHDVISKYVTLLDDPNVAARRGGALALGILPYEFLLLKWRPVMSKLCSSCTIEDKADDPDAEARMNSVRGLILVCETLTSNVDQSSDIGESVYAYIKVEVMPALFRALDDYAVDNRGDVGSWVREAAMDALERCTFILCKRDAVAVRAAPAAEDESEPSDMDANAISITYQLFDSAIAQDLVAGIAKQAVEKIDKIREIAVRALQRILYNQEQFVPSIPYRKLLEEIIPNNSDLEWAVPTVSYPRLVKILQASCYSKPVLSGLVISTGGLQESLRKASTSALVGYLQDSSINIDDEGKSREYLLSRDILWVLQRYQKCDRVITPTLKTIETLLSKQVFLNKEGHGDFYSELINLLGPELKGSKDFTKLCAGLSILGYISSQLDGTGTKAFSQLLVFLGHRYPKIRKAAADQVYLVLLQNDSLISAEDMDKAQEVLAETCWEGDVEEARHKRSELNVMAGFGVAASDKSENRQGARAPDVRNAASTDENTSYSSLVEFSGY
- the LOC123434591 gene encoding methionine aminopeptidase 1A, with translation MEKGASESSPLDCARCGKPASLQCPKCAQLKLPREAAAFCSQDCFKAAWASHKSVHTKVDALSSQLSQEGWKYCLKKGRTRTLELPRFDWTGPLRPFPISKMRLVPDGIEKPDWALDGIPKIEPDSDLQKRVEIKTPEQIERMRETCRIAREVLDAGARIIKPGVTTDEIDRVIHEETIARGGYPSPLNYHFFPKSCCTSVNEVICHGIPDARKLEDGDIVNIDVTVYYKGVHGDLNDTYFVGNVDEASKHLVRCTYECLEKAIAIVKPGVRFREVGEVVSRHASMSGLSVVKSYCGHGIGELFHCAPNIPHYSRNKAVGIMKAGQTFTIEPMINTGLWHDRLWPDEWTAVTADGKRSAQFEHTLLVTETGVEVLTARLPSSPDVYPWLKPSTTNSK